Proteins found in one Colletes latitarsis isolate SP2378_abdomen chromosome 8, iyColLati1, whole genome shotgun sequence genomic segment:
- the Conv gene encoding insulin like growth factor binding protein acid labile subunit convoluted, with protein sequence MILLFPLLWAMVLSAMGGYVPPGPRFRCPKESKYIYPCVCLRGSDRGLYVRCENTNLASLSLAFSNLGNEGMPIEELILYKCNIGRFYGPALYPLDVRVLKFVDTPLGRIEEHSFLGVNRTLQELYVINSVLEKFPREALQILGNLSILSIAGHRIATLPADSFAESAAAAKIEKLEISNGTLTSLPVEALTALKKLKRLDLHGNEIKELQRNQFKGLRDTEYVDLSHNLINKLDGSHLADLTKMGWCNLSHNAIADLKRGTFARNSLLKVLNLSHNKIRKLDSNTFRGMRFLVRLFLSDNQINDVGRGTFGPVTRIGTIDLARNFIKKIDYQMFNQLQFAELLDVSENFVTVVEKLSFKDIFLAKVNLSHNEIAKIEPGAFENCVNMTVLDISHNKLDNISRYSFDSTTYATELQLSYNQFTALNQVPLHNMTGLKILNVSHNLIHTVPRQTFPKLYELHTIDLSYNNLSEIHNAVFQTLFSLRFLNLSHNSLEKIKPSTFGPLPTLLDLDMSYNQLIDVARGSLTRLPSCRVLTVRSNRLTKIFQLPISLASLDFSDNLLEEIPITDVWPSMNALLLLDLSRNRLADNLKYGSFENLLTLRTLDLQSNNMTKPPWEALSSLNSLQYLHMQDNQLTQLGKSAFGRLPIVFELNLANNRISNVSSRAFEGLLQLLTLNLTSNGLSHIPNGAFQGLVSLRTLDLSHNKLESLDNKTHGLLDDCLSLERLNLSHNKISFVTKKTFPNDPWIPYRLKDIDISYNTMPVLTFELTIGTKKVQSLNISHNNINEIRRYVIGNLTAIQTLDLSYNEINDISEKNIFDPPLNLTNLHLSHNHLSHIPLNKILPLPNLKVLDVESNEIGVFDDDFMKIIENGTKLQYSGNPLHCDCYVRPLKRWLNTHTEMPKEWSNVSCRTPHFLAEKLILEVTEDLMGCGEREVKEYPEFDITPDVKYRNIEYNEDDKSWKATWYVTSREDIGDFYVVVRESGSSKSAIEKDLVYSERSFTIQDLQDSRSKYELCVLARDSEGNVKHFRSSQCQILTQNAFDSSTKFTGTLSLILIVLSCGFLV encoded by the exons ATGATACTTCTTTTCCCGTTATTATGGGCCATGGTCCTGTCCGCCATGGGCGGCTACGTTCCACCCGGGCCGCGGTTCAGGTGTCCCAAGGAATCTAAGTACATCTACCCCTGCGTGTGTCTCCGTGGCAGCGACAGAGGCCTTTACGTTCGTTGCGAGAACACCAATCTCGCCAGCCTCAGCCTGGCGTTCTCCAATCTGGGCAACGAGGGCATGCCCATCGAAGAGCTAATTTTGTACAAATGTAACATAG GACGTTTTTACGGTCCGGCGCTTTATCCCCTGGACGTtcgagtcctaaagttcgtcgaCACGCCTTTGGGACGGATCGAGGAGCACAGTTTTCTCGGCGTAAACAGAACGCTCCAGGAGCTGTACGTGATAAACAGCGTGTTGGAAAAATTCCCGCGCGAGGCTTTGCAGATATTGGGAAACCTGAGTATCCTGAGCATCGCCGGGCATCGAATCGCCACTCTGCCGGCGGACAGCTTCGCCGAGAGCGCGGCGGCGGCTAAAATCGAAAAACTGGAGATCAGTAACG GAACCCTGACCTCCCTCCCGGTAGAAGCGTTGACTGCTTTGAAGAAGCTGAAGAGACTCGATCTCCACGGCAACGAGATCAAAGAGCTACAAAGGAATCAGTTCAAAGGCCTGAGGGACACCGAGTACGTAGACCTGTCCCACAATTTGATTAACAAGCTGGACGGTTCCCATTTGGCCGACCTGACTAAAATGGGTTGGTGCAATCTGTCTCACAATGCGATTGCGGACTTGAAGAG AGGCACCTTCGCGAGGAACTCGCTGTTGAAGGTGCTCAATCTGAGCCACAATAAAATCAGAAAACTCGATTCCAACACCTTTCGCGGAATGCGTTTCCTGGTAAGGTTGTTCTTGAGCGACAATCAGATCAACGACGTTGGCAGAGGAACCTTCGGGCCGGTCACGAGGATAGGCACCATCGACCTGGCCAGGAATTTCATCAAGAAAATCGATTACCAGATGTTCAATCAACTGCAATTCGCCGAG TTGCTGGACGTCTCTGAGAATTTCGTGACCGTAGTGGAGAAGTTGTCGTTCAAGGATATCTTTCTGGCGAAGGTCAACTTGTCGCATAACGAGATTGCGAAGATCGAACCGGGAGCCTTTGAGAACTGCGTGAACATGACGGTCCTGGATATAAGTCATAATAAATTGGACAATATATCCAGATACTCGTTCGACAGCACGACCTATGCCACCGAATTGCAGCTGAGTTACAACCAATTCACCGCTCTAAACCAG GTGCCTTTGCACAATATGACTGGCCTGAAAATCCTGAACGTCTCCCATAATCTAATACACACGGTGCCCCGTCAGACCTTTCCGAAGCTTTACGAGCTCCACACGATCGATTTGTCCTACAACAACTTATCCGAGATACATAACGCGGTGTTCCAAACACTGTTCAGTTTACGGTTCTTGAATCTGTCGCATAACTCACTCGAAAAGATCAAACCGTCGACGTTTGGTCCGTTGCCGACGCTCCTAGACCTGGACATGAGTTACAATCAGCTGATCGACGTCGCCCGTGGCAGTCTGACTAGGTTGCCAAGCTGCAG AGTCCTAACAGTCAGGAGCAACCGATTAACAAAGATCTTTCAGCTGCCAATCTCCTTGGCCTCTTTGGACTTCTCGGACAATTTACTCGAGGAGATACCCATCACGGACGTCTGGCCGTCGATGAACGCTCTCCTCTTGTTGGACCTTTCCAGGAATCGGTTGGCCGATAATCTCAAGTATGGAAGCTTCGAGAACCTGCTCACCTTGAGGACTCTGGACCTGCAGTCGAACAATATGACGAAACCACCTTGGGAGGCGCTGAGCAGTCTGAACAGCTTGCAGTATCTTCACATGCAG GATAATCAGCTAACCCAGCTAGGAAAATCAGCATTCGGACGCCTGCCAATAGTGTTCgagctgaatctggccaacaatcggaTATCGAACGTGAGCAGCCGGGCTTTCGAAGGGTTGTTGCAACTGCTGACGTTGAACTTGACGAGCAACGGCCTCAGTCATATTCCAAACGGAGCGTTCCAAGGTCTCGTTTCCCTAAGGACGCTCGATCTCTCGCACAATAAACTAGAGAGCCTGGACAATAAGACTCATGGGCTGCTGGACGATTGTCTATCCCTGGAGAGGCTCAATCTCAGCCACAACAAAATCTCTTTCGTCACCAAGAAAACCTTTCCAAACGACCCGTGGATCCCTTACAGGCTGAAAGACATCGATATATCGTACAATACTATGCCCGTGCTGACCTTCGAACTCACCATTGGCACGAAAAAGGTCCAGTCGTTGAACATCAGTCACAACAACATTAACGAGATTCGAAGAT ACGTGATCGGGAACTTGACGGCCATACAGACGCTGGATCTTTCCTACAACGAGATCAACGACATATCCGAAAAGAACATCTTCGATCCACCGTTGAATCTGACTAACCTGCACTTGAGTCACAATCATCTGAGCCACATACCGCTAAACAAAATTCTACCGTTGCCGAATTTGAAGGTCCTCGACGTGGAGTCCAACGAGATAGGGGTCTTCGACGATGACTTCATGAAGATCATAGAAAATGGCACGAAACTACAGTATTCTG GAAACCCATTGCACTGCGACTGTTACGTGAGGCCCTTGAAGAGGTGGCTGAACACGCACACTGAAATGCCGAAGGAATGGTCGAACGTCAGCTGTCGAACTCCACATTTCCTCGCGGAGAAGCTCATATTGGAAGTCACGGAGGATTTAATGGGTTGTGGAGAAAGGGAGGTCAAGGAGTATCCGGAATTCGACATCACCCCAGACGTGAAATATCGAAACATCGAGTA CAACGAGGACGACAAAAGTTGGAAGGCAACCTGGTACGTGACGTCGCGAGAAGACATCGGTGACTTCTACGTGGTGGTGCGCGAATCCGGAAGCAGCAAGTCGGCCATAGAGAAGGATCTCGTCTACAGCGAGCGATCATTCACGATTCAGGATCTCCAGGATTCTAGGTCGAAGTACGAGCTGTGCGTGCTCGCGAGGGACTCCGAAGGAAACGTTAAACACTTTCGGAGTTCTCAGTGTCAGATTTTGACGCAGAATGCATTCGACTCATCGACGAAGTTCACGGGTACCTTGTCCTTGATTCTAATCGTCTTGTCCTGCGGCTTTCTAGTGTGA